Proteins encoded by one window of Lepeophtheirus salmonis chromosome 3, UVic_Lsal_1.4, whole genome shotgun sequence:
- the LOC121115219 gene encoding uncharacterized protein, whose amino-acid sequence MVRSTQNGSKAINYCESDGSASEVDEEPSENESLTDTSRNNGSKRQSRNNDDDDDGESKDIEDNLPLSSKKGKKKRSRSKLSVESPESDASSSAESSGGAQKKRKKEKKVNPRNKISARSTSSKYEEEDENVENDEESSSNNGSDDEFVAGKYTKKTKIPNLPAVSVMVIESIKALNEDPKKGSTFGAIKDTILRNWPVNMKTYNSRIKKCMASAEKSGSIIRTRGHGFNGRFTVPALRGKKKYKYPKLSKKFDVDEVEYVPIKTTRDKERVKDKEELERKREERAVYLEKVMADKATLPKRIKTKREFWEVKSIQGTKVKNDINYYLVKYEGSSKPQWEPEENVQNCWDLVEMFMKEKELKEAEITKIRQESEEKGEYEVHKIVDVEINKKDGSKEFRIRWKGYKPEEDTWEEEKNLNCPEKIEAFMRKHEKSQDISQKSLRETPKIIERLAYSQSKRIKKKAGGLRVTYDGME is encoded by the exons ATGGTTCGAAGTACTCAGAACGGGAGTAAGGCAATTAATTATTGTGAGAGCGATGGATCCGCAAGTGAAGTGGACGAGGAGCCAAGTGAGAATGAGTCCTTGACTGATACAAGCCGAAATAATGGCAGCAAACGTCAATCCCGGAacaatgatgatgatgatgacggAGAATCCAAGGATATCGAGGATAATCTGCCCCTATCCTCCaaaaaagggaagaagaaaAGATCTAGATCTAAATTATCAGTGGAATCCCCTGAGAGTGACGCTTCTTCATCGGCAGAGTCTTCTGGAGGAGCACAGAAAAAA aggaagaaagagaaaaaggtcAACCCTAGAAATAAGATATCTGCTCGATCCACATCCAGTAAATACGAGGAAGAGGATGAAAATGTTGAGAATGATGAGGAAAGTAGCTCAAATAATGGTTCGGATGACGAATTTGTTGCTGggaaatatactaaaaaaaccaaaattcccAATTTACCTGCTGTCTCTGTAATGGTGATTGAGAGTATTAAGGCCTTGAATGAAGATCCTAAAAAGGGATCAACATTTGGGGCCATTAAAGACACAATCCTTCGTAATTGGCCAGTGAATATGAAAACATACAATTCTAGAATTAAGAAATGCATGGCAAGTGCTGAAAAAAGTGGTAGTATTATTAGAACCAGGGGACATGGCTTCAATGGAAGATTCACTGTCCCAGCATTAAgagggaagaaaaaatacaagtacCCTAAGCTAAGTAAAAAGTTTGATGTTGACGAAGTAGAGTACGTTCCAATAAAAACTACCCGTGACAAGGAACGGGTTAAAGATAAGGAAGAGTTAGAGCGGAAAAGAGAGGAACGAGCTGTGTATCTCGAGAAAGTTATGGCGGATAAGGCAACTCTACCGAAAAGAATAAAGACGAAAAGAGAATTTTGGGAAGTTAAATCGATTCAAG gtaCAAAggttaaaaatgatattaattattatcttgtCAAGTACGAAGGATCATCCAAACCTCAGTGGGAACCTGAAGAAAATGTTCAA aacTGCTGGGATTTGGTAGAAATGTTCATGAAAGAAAAGGAATTAAAGGAGGCGGAAATCACAAAAATTCGTCAGGAAAGCGAAGAAAAGGGAGAATATGAAGTGCATAAAATAGTTGATGTTGAAATCAACAAGAAAGATGGCAGCAAGGAGTTCCGTATTCGTTGGAAGGGATACAAACCTGAGGAAGATACATGGgaagaagagaaaaatttaaattgcccGGAAAAAATTGAAGCCTTTATGAGGAAACATGAGAAATCACAAGATATATCTCAAAAATCTCTTAGAGAGACCCctaaaattattgaaagattGGCCTATTCTCAATCGAAAAGGATTAAAAAGAAAGCCGGAGGTCTAAG AGTTACTTATGATGGTATGGAATAA
- the LOC121115220 gene encoding uncharacterized protein, whose product MVFCEVYGCPNSCTSIKKDGKPIHFFLFPKTDEIRNEWIEFCGKKEINSKMPRICSDHFYPHLINFKTKRVFLEKGVIPTLNLPVKKPLNHLKKKRKKNKGAAANTNNYHPSSDCSEIRTDVNGEKKIFEHRVIDEKIITTPNNVKLEEITVAVTEKIIDQKYSLILESHHPSVDQRYVADKFDFLSMPDFILYIKKSGIVKEPWYSLETDDVLHILKVDMVQGTTCPMTTADFTINKSTAQCAFHRKGCRVPLSRITKVHIDENGIIRRTQHSIDSVIQSLVDKPQEPMIFNDYINMAKDLIHEASLTDVKYNKVLKFINEQLAMASGSAHSYSPSVIKLGMLLKSYSPSGYDTLRASEFLILPCDRLLRSRKDGITLKEIEDIRRMAKKKKKKSPVKQVLHHIETTVPPAVAQEYVQDGIHEYAVKEVITFNIGS is encoded by the exons ATGGTTTTTTGCGAAGTCTATGGATGCCCTAATTCTTGTACATCTATCAAAAAGGATGGGAAACCCATACATTTCTTCCTATTTCCAAAGACTGACG AAATCCGAAATGAGTGGATTGAATTTTGCGGGAAGAAGGAGATCAATTCTAAAATGCCTCGCATTTGCTCCGATCACTTCTATCCCCATTTGATCAACTTCAAGACCAAGCGAGTCTTCTTAGAAAAAGGCGTCATCCCAACTCTGAACCTTCCAGTCAAGAAACCTCTAAATCATCTCAAGAAGAAGCGCAAAAAGAACAAAGGCGCCGCCGCCAACACCAATAACTATCATCCCTCCTCGGATTGTAGCGAAATTCGAACGGATGTCaatggtgaaaaaaaaatatttgaacatcGAGTGATTGATGAAAAAATCATCACCACCCCTAACAATGTAAAGTTGGAAGAAATTACAGTGGCTGTAACGGAAAAAATCATTGATCAAAAGTACAGTCTTATTCTAGAATCTCATCATCCAAGTGTAGATCAACGCTATGTTGCGGATAAATTTGATTTCCTGTCTATGCCCGACTTCATTCTCTATATTAAGAAGTCAGGGATTGTGAAAGAGCCTTGGTACTCCTTGGAAACGGATGATGTTCTCCATATTCTGAAAGTAGACATGGTTCAAGGTACCACATGTCCTATGACAACTGCAGACTTTACCATCAATAAGAGTACTGCGCAATGTGCATTTCATAGAAAGGGATGTCGAGTCCCTTTATCCAGGATTACAAAGGTTCATATTGATGAAAATGGAATTATTCGAAGGACTCAACATTCTATTGATAGTGTGATTCAATCTCTGGTTGATAAACCGCAAGAGCCCATGATATTCAATGATTATATTAACATGGCCAAAGACTTGATTCATGAAGCATCACTGACGGATGTCAAATATAATAAggttcttaaatttattaatgaacaattaGCTATGGCGTCAGGCTCAGCTCATTCCTATTCACCTTCTGTCATTAAGCTCGGAATGCTTCTTAAATCCTATTCTCCGTCGGGCTATGACACTTTGAGAGCTTCTGAATTCCTTATTTTGCCCTGTGATCGTTTACTAAGATCGAGAAAAGATGGTATAACCCTAAAAGAAATTGAGGATATCAGGCGGATggccaaaaagaagaaaaagaaatctcCAGTTAAACAAGTACTTCACCACATAGAAACGACCGTCCCTCCAGCTGTGGCTCAAGAATATGTACAAGATGGGATACATGAATATGCTGTTAAAGAAGttataacatttaatattgGCTCCTAA
- the Fitm gene encoding acyl-coenzyme A diphosphatase FITM2 produces MAMGVKKLKSSSRSLKYRPTGEASRNEFKGTKPLAERASISHILFMMWIQLCRKIMYGVPTSSKVGLYIIGTLILSILSEFSSFSQTKNYLSNPHNIFNIYGVKYGWGWTLAGTLPFITSTSIVLKGKSLPYGMIRLAIATGIWFISTCIFQSIESTTGICNSPQYYTKVTCRRAGFNWSGFDVSGHSFLLIWNNLFILEEARSYIGWERIKEMMRNEEYRRVSSKNPNESSKDVPSSGLSKLSIEDFLLLRKNYTKITPVIRYIYCFLAGLVLLWDIMLICTALYFHIMIEKVLGALTAVVCWFFLYQFLYEKVGILPGQTGVFKYASSSEPIKPCMKRDGKKLDRSASWSETDSVPKFMGMPIYNYRGRDNFRNTAQESVSPNTRPDIDTGLRRSSMDISVQRGLKTSKRSRSISKSRLNATSFTSLNRRYNQASF; encoded by the coding sequence ATGGCGATGGGGGTCAAGAAATTAAAATCTTCTTCTCGTTCCTTGAAATATCGACCAACGGGAGAAGCGTCACGAAACGAATTTAAAGGAACAAAGCCTCTGGCCGAAAGAGCATCGATTAGtcacattttatttatgatgtgGATTCAACTCTGTCGTAAAATCATGTACGGAGTTCCTACTTCCTCAAAGGTCGGCCTTTACATCATCGGCACACTCATTCTATCCATTTTATCGGAATTTTCATCCTTTTCTCAAACCAAAAATTATCTTTCGAAtcctcataatatttttaacatttacgGAGTGAAATATGGCTGGGGCTGGACCCTGGCAGGTACTCTTCCCTTCATTACATCCACAAGTATCGTTCTTAAAGGAAAATCCCTTCCCTATGGCATGATTCGCTTAGCTATTGCCACGGGAATATGGTTTATATCCACTTGCATATTTCAAAGCATCGAATCCACGACTGGGATTTGTAATTCACCTCAATATTACACAAAGGTTACCTGTCGAAGAGCTGGGTTTAATTGGAGTGGATTTGATGTCTCTGGGCATTCATTCTTACTCATttggaataatttgtttattttggagGAGGCACGTTCCTATATCGGTTGGGAAAGGATTAAAGAAATGATGAGAAATGAGGAATATCGCCGTGTTTCTTCGAAAAACCCTAATGAATCCTCTAAGGATGTTCCATCCTCTGGTTTATCAAAACTAAGcattgaagattttttgttaCTAAGGAAAAATTATACTAAGATTACACCTGTAATCAGATACATTTACTGTTTTTTGGCCGGATTGGTGCTCTTGTGGGATATCATGTTGATATGCACTGCtctttattttcatatcatgattgaaaaagttttagGAGCCTTAACTGCTGTAGTCTGCtggttttttctttatcaattcCTATATGAAAAAGTTGGGATTCTTCCAGGACAAACGGGGGTTTTTAAATATGCATCTTCGTCTGAACCAATCAAACCCTGTATGAAAAGAGATGGAAAGAAGTTGGATCGTTCAGCATCTTGGTCTGAGACAGACTCAGTTCCTAAATTCATGGGAATGCCTATTTACAATTATAGAGGTCGTGATAACTTTAGAAACACTGCTCAGGAATCTGTCAGTCCCAATACGCGTCCTGACATTGATACGGGTCTGAGAAGATCATCAATGGATATCTCTGTTCAAAGGGGCCTCAAAACTTCTAAGCGATCTAGATCAATTTCTAAATCTCGACTCAATGCAACTAGTTTTACTTCTCTAAACAGGAGATACAATCAAGCCTCTTTTtag